The proteins below come from a single Malus sylvestris chromosome 3, drMalSylv7.2, whole genome shotgun sequence genomic window:
- the LOC126616865 gene encoding oxysterol-binding protein-related protein 3C isoform X3, whose translation MGSPEKDQSKGFFAAMSSGLSMFGNAMHRSVGGLLGYEGVEVINPEGGEEDAEEEAQRGRWKQEERDSYWRMMQKYIGSDVTSMVTLPVLIFEPMTMLQKMAELMEYSHLLDHADECEDPYMQLVFATSWAISVYYAYQRTWKPFNPILGETYEMVNHLGVTFIAEQVSHHPPMSAGHAENEHFTYDVTSKLKTKFLGNSLDVYPVGRAGRYEVDGYVYNAAEEPQILMTGKWNESLSYQPCDLEGEPLPGSELKEVWHVADVPKNDKFQYTYFAHKINSFDTAPKKLLASDSRLRPDRYALEKGDLSKSGAEKSRLEERQRAEKREREAKQHQFRPRWFDLTEEVTPTPWGDLEVYQYNNKYTEHRATIDSSDSIDTVDVTSIEFNPWQYGNLSAE comes from the exons atgggtagCCCAGAGAAGGATCAGAGCAAGGGCTTCTTCGCAGCCATGAGTTCTGGCCTCTCAATGTTCGGCAACGCCATGCACCGATCCGTTGGCGG GTTGCTTGGTTATGAAGGGGTGGAAGTCATCAATCCAGAGGGAGGTGAAGAAGATGCAGAGGAGGAAGCTCAAAGAGGAAGATGGAAGCAGGAG GAACGAGATAGTTACTGGAGGATGATGCAGAAGTATATTGGCTCAGATGTGACATCAATGGTGACTCTTCCTGTACTTATTTTTGAGCCAATGACAATGTTGCAGAAGATGGCTGAG TTAATGGAGTATTCACACTTGTTGGATCACGCTGATGAATGTGAGGATCCTTATATGCAGCTGGTGTTTGCCA CATCATGGGCTATATCAGTCTACTATGCCTACCAGCGGACATGGAAGCCATTCAACCCTATCCTTGGGGAGACTTATGAAATGGTTAATCACTTAGGGGTAACATTTATTGCAGAGCAG GTGAGTCATCATCCACCAATGAGTGCTGGGCATGCAGAGAATGAGCATTTCACTTATGATGTGACttcaaaacttaaaactaaatttttagggAATTCTCTTGATGTTTACCCTGTTGGAAG AGCTGGCCGCTATGAAGTGGATGGATATGTTTATAATGCTGCAGAGGAACCTCAGATATTGATGACTGGGAAATGGAACGAGTCATTGAGTTATCAACCATGTGATTTGGAAGGGGAACCCCTTCCAGGCTCAGAATTAAAAGAG GTTTGGCATGTTGCCGATGTTCCAAAGAATGACAAATTTCAGTACACATATTTTGcacataaaataaatagctTTGACACTGCTCCTAaaaagttgttggcatcagacTCTCGTTTGCGGCCTGATAGATATGCACTTGAGAAGGGGGATCTGTCCAAATCTGGTGCAGAAAAGAGCAg ATTGGAGGAGAGGCAGAGAGCTGAAAAGAGAGAGCGAGAGGCCAAGCAGCATCAGTTTAGGCCAAGATGGTTTGACTTGACAGAGGAAGTGACACCTACACCTTGGGGTGACTTGGAAGTCTATCAATATAACAATAAATACACTGAACACCGAGCCACAATTGATAGCTCAGACTCCATTGATACGGTTGATGTTACATCAATTGAATTCAACCCATGGCAGTATGGTAACCTGTCTGCAGAATGA
- the LOC126616865 gene encoding oxysterol-binding protein-related protein 3C isoform X2: protein MGSPEKDQSKGFFAAMSSGLSMFGNAMHRSVGGLLGYEGVEVINPEGGEEDAEEEAQRGRWKQEERDSYWRMMQKYIGSDVTSMVTLPVLIFEPMTMLQKMAELMEYSHLLDHADESSWAISVYYAYQRTWKPFNPILGETYEMVNHLGVTFIAEQVSHHPPMSAGHAENEHFTYDVTSKLKTKFLGNSLDVYPVGRTRVTLKRNGVVLDLVPPPTKVNNLIFGRTWVDSPGEMVMTNLTTGDKVVIYFQPCGWFGAGRYEVDGYVYNAAEEPQILMTGKWNESLSYQPCDLEGEPLPGSELKEVWHVADVPKNDKFQYTYFAHKINSFDTAPKKLLASDSRLRPDRYALEKGDLSKSGAEKSRLEERQRAEKREREAKQHQFRPRWFDLTEEVTPTPWGDLEVYQYNNKYTEHRATIDSSDSIDTVDVTSIEFNPWQYGNLSAE, encoded by the exons atgggtagCCCAGAGAAGGATCAGAGCAAGGGCTTCTTCGCAGCCATGAGTTCTGGCCTCTCAATGTTCGGCAACGCCATGCACCGATCCGTTGGCGG GTTGCTTGGTTATGAAGGGGTGGAAGTCATCAATCCAGAGGGAGGTGAAGAAGATGCAGAGGAGGAAGCTCAAAGAGGAAGATGGAAGCAGGAG GAACGAGATAGTTACTGGAGGATGATGCAGAAGTATATTGGCTCAGATGTGACATCAATGGTGACTCTTCCTGTACTTATTTTTGAGCCAATGACAATGTTGCAGAAGATGGCTGAG TTAATGGAGTATTCACACTTGTTGGATCACGCTGATGAAT CATCATGGGCTATATCAGTCTACTATGCCTACCAGCGGACATGGAAGCCATTCAACCCTATCCTTGGGGAGACTTATGAAATGGTTAATCACTTAGGGGTAACATTTATTGCAGAGCAG GTGAGTCATCATCCACCAATGAGTGCTGGGCATGCAGAGAATGAGCATTTCACTTATGATGTGACttcaaaacttaaaactaaatttttagggAATTCTCTTGATGTTTACCCTGTTGGAAG AACACGTGTGACTCTTAAAAGAAATGGTGTCGTCTTAGATTTAGTGCCACCTCCCACAAAGGTAAACAACTTGATATTTGGCCGGACATGGGTTGATTCACCAGGGGAGATGGTCATGACCAATCTGACGACTGGGGACAAAGTTGTGATATATTTTCAGCCATGTGGCTGGTTTGG AGCTGGCCGCTATGAAGTGGATGGATATGTTTATAATGCTGCAGAGGAACCTCAGATATTGATGACTGGGAAATGGAACGAGTCATTGAGTTATCAACCATGTGATTTGGAAGGGGAACCCCTTCCAGGCTCAGAATTAAAAGAG GTTTGGCATGTTGCCGATGTTCCAAAGAATGACAAATTTCAGTACACATATTTTGcacataaaataaatagctTTGACACTGCTCCTAaaaagttgttggcatcagacTCTCGTTTGCGGCCTGATAGATATGCACTTGAGAAGGGGGATCTGTCCAAATCTGGTGCAGAAAAGAGCAg ATTGGAGGAGAGGCAGAGAGCTGAAAAGAGAGAGCGAGAGGCCAAGCAGCATCAGTTTAGGCCAAGATGGTTTGACTTGACAGAGGAAGTGACACCTACACCTTGGGGTGACTTGGAAGTCTATCAATATAACAATAAATACACTGAACACCGAGCCACAATTGATAGCTCAGACTCCATTGATACGGTTGATGTTACATCAATTGAATTCAACCCATGGCAGTATGGTAACCTGTCTGCAGAATGA
- the LOC126616865 gene encoding oxysterol-binding protein-related protein 3C isoform X1: MGSPEKDQSKGFFAAMSSGLSMFGNAMHRSVGGLLGYEGVEVINPEGGEEDAEEEAQRGRWKQEERDSYWRMMQKYIGSDVTSMVTLPVLIFEPMTMLQKMAELMEYSHLLDHADECEDPYMQLVFATSWAISVYYAYQRTWKPFNPILGETYEMVNHLGVTFIAEQVSHHPPMSAGHAENEHFTYDVTSKLKTKFLGNSLDVYPVGRTRVTLKRNGVVLDLVPPPTKVNNLIFGRTWVDSPGEMVMTNLTTGDKVVIYFQPCGWFGAGRYEVDGYVYNAAEEPQILMTGKWNESLSYQPCDLEGEPLPGSELKEVWHVADVPKNDKFQYTYFAHKINSFDTAPKKLLASDSRLRPDRYALEKGDLSKSGAEKSRLEERQRAEKREREAKQHQFRPRWFDLTEEVTPTPWGDLEVYQYNNKYTEHRATIDSSDSIDTVDVTSIEFNPWQYGNLSAE; this comes from the exons atgggtagCCCAGAGAAGGATCAGAGCAAGGGCTTCTTCGCAGCCATGAGTTCTGGCCTCTCAATGTTCGGCAACGCCATGCACCGATCCGTTGGCGG GTTGCTTGGTTATGAAGGGGTGGAAGTCATCAATCCAGAGGGAGGTGAAGAAGATGCAGAGGAGGAAGCTCAAAGAGGAAGATGGAAGCAGGAG GAACGAGATAGTTACTGGAGGATGATGCAGAAGTATATTGGCTCAGATGTGACATCAATGGTGACTCTTCCTGTACTTATTTTTGAGCCAATGACAATGTTGCAGAAGATGGCTGAG TTAATGGAGTATTCACACTTGTTGGATCACGCTGATGAATGTGAGGATCCTTATATGCAGCTGGTGTTTGCCA CATCATGGGCTATATCAGTCTACTATGCCTACCAGCGGACATGGAAGCCATTCAACCCTATCCTTGGGGAGACTTATGAAATGGTTAATCACTTAGGGGTAACATTTATTGCAGAGCAG GTGAGTCATCATCCACCAATGAGTGCTGGGCATGCAGAGAATGAGCATTTCACTTATGATGTGACttcaaaacttaaaactaaatttttagggAATTCTCTTGATGTTTACCCTGTTGGAAG AACACGTGTGACTCTTAAAAGAAATGGTGTCGTCTTAGATTTAGTGCCACCTCCCACAAAGGTAAACAACTTGATATTTGGCCGGACATGGGTTGATTCACCAGGGGAGATGGTCATGACCAATCTGACGACTGGGGACAAAGTTGTGATATATTTTCAGCCATGTGGCTGGTTTGG AGCTGGCCGCTATGAAGTGGATGGATATGTTTATAATGCTGCAGAGGAACCTCAGATATTGATGACTGGGAAATGGAACGAGTCATTGAGTTATCAACCATGTGATTTGGAAGGGGAACCCCTTCCAGGCTCAGAATTAAAAGAG GTTTGGCATGTTGCCGATGTTCCAAAGAATGACAAATTTCAGTACACATATTTTGcacataaaataaatagctTTGACACTGCTCCTAaaaagttgttggcatcagacTCTCGTTTGCGGCCTGATAGATATGCACTTGAGAAGGGGGATCTGTCCAAATCTGGTGCAGAAAAGAGCAg ATTGGAGGAGAGGCAGAGAGCTGAAAAGAGAGAGCGAGAGGCCAAGCAGCATCAGTTTAGGCCAAGATGGTTTGACTTGACAGAGGAAGTGACACCTACACCTTGGGGTGACTTGGAAGTCTATCAATATAACAATAAATACACTGAACACCGAGCCACAATTGATAGCTCAGACTCCATTGATACGGTTGATGTTACATCAATTGAATTCAACCCATGGCAGTATGGTAACCTGTCTGCAGAATGA
- the LOC126616868 gene encoding uncharacterized protein LOC126616868, whose protein sequence is MKEGKSVKLNGQQQQSQQHQNGHLSPFKFAKLLDPEATWDKDQLGDVLHWIRQAMALACGLLWGAIPLVGGIWFVIFLVISTGIIYGYYAMILKVDEEDFGGHGALLQEGLFASITLFLLAWVLVYSLGHF, encoded by the exons ATGAAAGAAGGTAAATCAGTGAAATTGAACGGTCAACAGCAGCAGTCGCAGCAGCACCAGAACGGTCATTTGTCGCCGTTCAAATTCGCCAAGTTGTTGGATCCGGAAGCTACCTGGGACAAG GATCAATTGGGAGATGTCTTGCATTGGATTCGACAAGCAATGGCCCTCGCATGTGGGCTGCTGTGGGGTGCAATACCGTTGGTCGGAGGTATATGGTTCGTCAT ttTTCTGGTGATATCAACTGGAATTATATATGGCTACTATGCAATGATACTAAAGGTTGATGAAGAAGACTTTGGTGGTCATGGAGCTCTTCTCCAAGAGGGGCTTTTCGCTTCTATAACTCTTTTTCTG CTTGCCTGGGTTCTAGTATACAGCTTGGGACACTTCTGA
- the LOC126616866 gene encoding PGR5-like protein 1B, chloroplastic isoform X1, with product MAATSSSFTPRLVGSTVNPRTAGAPFSVRISSGGNYPTTRDTLAEGPYCIYVGPIETASKETLEALYSQARDAYYSGDPLIVDDMFDRVELKLRWYGSKCVMKYPRCSLRRQSTYADAEEDLSQVFALASIWILLLAFGTSACLVPIVYSVGIAYKDAFDPGFSYINQASALSMLNSILFMTLGCVIGYPIASASVKVLKGLWRNDLVALKGVCPNCGDEVFAFVQSDQSNNSPHRANCHVCECLLEFRTKVEKSVSPLGRRWVYGRIYLVSRRGRSQLQRRL from the exons ATGGCGGCCACGAGCTCCTCCTTCACTCCGCGCTTAGTGGGGTCCACAGTAAACCCTAGAACCGCCGGAGCTCCGTTCTCCGTTCGAATCTCCTCCGGCGGTAACTATCCGACGACCCGCGATACCCTCGCCGAGGGCCCCTACTGTATCTACGTCGGCCCCATCGAAACCGCCAGCAAGGAAACCCTCGAAGCCCTCTACAGCCAA GCACGTGATGCGTATTACAGCGGCGACCCTTTGATAGTCGATGACATGTTTGATAGAGTAGAG TTGAAGCTAAGATGGTACGGCTCGAAATGCGTCATGAAATACCCACGTTGTAGTCTTAGGAGACAATCAACTTATGCAGATGCTGAG GAAGATTTATCACAGGTTTTTGCATTAGCAAGCATATGGATCCTCCTTCTTGCTTTTGGCACTTCAGCGTGTCTTGTGCCCATAGTTTACTCTGTGGGAATAGCTTATAAAGATGCTTTCGATCCGGGATTTTCTTATATAAACCAAGCGTCTGCTCTTTCCATGCTAAATTCCATTCTCTTCATGACACTGGGTTGTGTCATCGGTTACCCAATTGCATCCGCTTCTG TTAAAGTACTTAAAGGCCTGTGGAGAAATGACTTGGTGGCACTAAAAGGAGTATGCCCAAATTGTGGGGATGAG GTGTTTGCATTTGTGCAATCCGATCAGTCTAATAACTCACCGCATAGAGCAAATTGTCATGTGTGCGAATGCTTGTTGGAGTTCCGTACCAAGGTTGAG AAATCTGTTTCACCACTCGGTAGAAGATGGGTCTACGGCCGTATCTATCTTGTTTCGCGAAGAGGCAGAAGCCAACTCCAAAGACGGCTATAA
- the LOC126616866 gene encoding PGR5-like protein 1B, chloroplastic isoform X2, giving the protein MAATSSSFTPRLVGSTVNPRTAGAPFSVRISSGGNYPTTRDTLAEGPYCIYVGPIETASKETLEALYSQARDAYYSGDPLIVDDMFDRVELKLRWYGSKCVMKYPRCSLRRQSTYADAEEDLSQVFALASIWILLLAFGTSACLVPIVYSVGIAYKDAFDPGFSYINQASALSMLNSILFMTLGCVIGYPIASASVKVLKGLWRNDLVALKGVCPNCGDEVFAFVQSDQSNNSPHRANCHVCECLLEFRTKKSVSPLGRRWVYGRIYLVSRRGRSQLQRRL; this is encoded by the exons ATGGCGGCCACGAGCTCCTCCTTCACTCCGCGCTTAGTGGGGTCCACAGTAAACCCTAGAACCGCCGGAGCTCCGTTCTCCGTTCGAATCTCCTCCGGCGGTAACTATCCGACGACCCGCGATACCCTCGCCGAGGGCCCCTACTGTATCTACGTCGGCCCCATCGAAACCGCCAGCAAGGAAACCCTCGAAGCCCTCTACAGCCAA GCACGTGATGCGTATTACAGCGGCGACCCTTTGATAGTCGATGACATGTTTGATAGAGTAGAG TTGAAGCTAAGATGGTACGGCTCGAAATGCGTCATGAAATACCCACGTTGTAGTCTTAGGAGACAATCAACTTATGCAGATGCTGAG GAAGATTTATCACAGGTTTTTGCATTAGCAAGCATATGGATCCTCCTTCTTGCTTTTGGCACTTCAGCGTGTCTTGTGCCCATAGTTTACTCTGTGGGAATAGCTTATAAAGATGCTTTCGATCCGGGATTTTCTTATATAAACCAAGCGTCTGCTCTTTCCATGCTAAATTCCATTCTCTTCATGACACTGGGTTGTGTCATCGGTTACCCAATTGCATCCGCTTCTG TTAAAGTACTTAAAGGCCTGTGGAGAAATGACTTGGTGGCACTAAAAGGAGTATGCCCAAATTGTGGGGATGAG GTGTTTGCATTTGTGCAATCCGATCAGTCTAATAACTCACCGCATAGAGCAAATTGTCATGTGTGCGAATGCTTGTTGGAGTTCCGTACCAAG AAATCTGTTTCACCACTCGGTAGAAGATGGGTCTACGGCCGTATCTATCTTGTTTCGCGAAGAGGCAGAAGCCAACTCCAAAGACGGCTATAA
- the LOC126616869 gene encoding probable xyloglucan galactosyltransferase GT11 → MGRPFVTFAACRNQYWFVCASFLIWFLLLCVYHSQFMVGKSLIALLGNHNIDISVTVANESENSGDSVSLPEETNESRSTKSRDEGHMNIVFNDRSGGVFNLRTKDVFGIEEHGIEKFGHLSKKESKPHDRNDQVNDPRENKAESENGDEDAKPEEHLDKRDESDSESVSESCTGKYIYVHDIPSKFNRDLLKKCGSLSNWTDMCELASNFGLGPRLSNLEKVYSNTGWFATNQFLLEVIFHSRMKQYNCLTKNSSLASAIFVPYYVGLDVARYLWGSSISTRDSGSLEIAKWLREKPEWKKMWGRDHFMVAGRITWDFRRWTDKDSEWGTKLMLLPESKNMTMLAIESSPWNSNDFAIPYPTYFHPSKDNEVFQWQNRMRRQKRRILFSFAGGPRPNLQNSIRNEIIDQCRAARRKCKLLECTTGPDKCHKPVFVMKMFQGSVFCLQPPGDSLTRRSIFDSILAGCIPVFFHPGSAYVQYVWHLPKDYTKYSVLIPAFDIKNGKVSIERTLQKIPRQKVYEMREEVVKLIPRVIYADPGSRLETLDDAFDIAVKGVLERVETIRKDMREGKNTSFDYAEKVSWKYNLFGTVEEHEWDPFFERQHI, encoded by the coding sequence ATGGGAAGGCCTTTCGTGACGTTCGCAGCCTGCCGCAACCAATACTGGTTTGTATGTGCCTCATTCCTTATATGGTTTCTATTGCTTTGTGTATACCACTCGCAGTTCATGGTTGGAAAAAGCTTGATTGCGTTGTTAGGTAATCACAATATCGACATTTCTGTTACTGTTGCCAATGAGTCTGAAAATTCCGGTGATTCGGTTTCTCTGCCTGAAGAAACCAATGAAAGTAGGAGCACAAAATCAAGAGATGAAGGTCATATGAACATCGTTTTCAATGACCGAAGTGGTGGCGTTTTTAATTTGAGAACAAAAGATGTTTTCGGAATCGAAGAACACGGCATTGAAAAATTTGGGCACCTTTCTAAGAAGGAATCAAAGCCTCATGACCGTAATGACCAAGTGAACGATCCTAGAGAAAATAAAGCTGAATCTGAGAATGGGGATGAAGACGCTAAGCCAGAAGAACATTTGGATAAAAGGGATGAATCGGATTCGGAATCCGTTTCTGAATCATGCACAGGTAAGTACATATATGTTCATGACATCCCTAGCAAATTTAATAGGGACTTGTTGAAGAAATGTGGTTCACTTAGCAATTGGACTGACATGTGTGAGCTCGCTTCAAACTTTGGCCTTGGTCCCCGCCTTTCGAATTTGGAAAAAGTTTATTCAAACACTGGTTGGTTTGCTACAAATCAGTTCTTGCTAGAGGTCATATTCCACAGCCGAATGAAGCAGTACAACTGTTTGACAAAAAACTCATCACTAGCTTCAGCAATTTTCGTACCTTACTACGTTGGCCTAGACGTGGCGCGCTACCTTTGGGGATCGAGCATATCCACGAGAGATTCTGGCTCACTTGAAATTGCGAAATGGCTGAGAGAAAAACCAGAGTGGAAGAAAATGTGGGGGAGAGATCATTTTATGGTGGCAGGAAGAATTACATGGGATTTTCGGAGATGGACTGACAAGGATTCGGAGTGGGGGACGAAGCTTATGCTTTTGCCCGAATCAAAAAACATGACAATGTTGGCAATAGAATCCAGCCCTTGGAACAGCAATGACTTTGCCATACCATATCCAACATACTTCCATCCTTCAAAAGACAATGAGGTGTTCCAATGGCAAAACCGAATGAGGAGGCAGAAGCGGCGGATATTGTTCTCCTTCGCGGGCGGTCCTAGGCCTAATCTCCAAAATTCAATCCGCAACGAAATCATAGACCAATGCAGGGCAGCAAGGAGAAAATGCAAGCTCCTAGAATGCACAACTGGTCCGGACAAGTGCCACAAGCCGGTTTTTGTCATGAAAATGTTCCAAGGCTCCGTCTTCTGCCTACAGCCTCCCGGAGACTCTCTAACCCGAAGATCAATCTTCGATTCCATCCTCGCAGGCTGCATTCCGGTGTTCTTCCACCCAGGGTCCGCATACGTCCAATACGTATGGCACCTCCCTAAGGACTACACCAAATACTCAGTTCTCATACCGGCATTTGACATAAAAAACGGGAAGGTGAGCATTGAGAGGACATTGCAGAAGATTCCGAGGCAGAAAGTTTACGAGATGAGAGAGGAAGTTGTGAAGCTGATTCCGAGAGTGATATACGCAGATCCAGGATCTAGATTGGAGACGCTTGACGATGCATTCGACATTGCGGTTAAAGGGGTTCTTGAAAGAGTGGAAACAATTAGGAAGGACATGAGAGAAGGGAAGAACACAAGCTTTGATTATGCAGAGAAAGTGAGTTGGAAGTACAATTTGTTTGGGACTGTGGAGGAGCATGAATGGGATCCTTTCTTTGAGAGACAACATATTTAA
- the LOC126616870 gene encoding RHOMBOID-like protein 1 has translation MGFLGLNQNQYTEKGEIFMERGQSAAPSSLDIKVVRPRQSDNVVQPAGQGSVTPQPRRSFSDYNPFKSWVSWLVPLIVVANIVVFVVTMFVNDCPKNSGRCIGRFLGRFSFQPFKENLFLGPSSNTLEKMGALDAQRVVHQHQGWRLISCMWLHAGVFHVLANMLSLLFIGIRLEQEFGFVRIGILYVMSGFGGSLLSALFIQYGISVGASGALFGLLGSMLSELISNWTMYANKLAALLTLVFIIIINLAAGLLPHVDNFAHIGGFVSGFLFGFVFLIRPQFKWLTQRNAPPGLIATPVKSKHKTYQYVLWVLSLILLIVGYTLGLITLFRGVNLNDHCSWCQYMSCIPISKRSCKSQNVYCLSSQIGNQLNLTCVSNGRNGTYSLSDPSASRAQQLCTDLCS, from the exons ATGGGTTTTCTGGGTCTGAATCAAAATCAATACACCGAAAAAGGGGAGATTTTTATGGAGAGAGGCCAATCTGCTGCGCCGAGCAGCTTAGATATAAAGGTGGTGCGTCCACGGCAGAGCGACAACGTTGTGCAACCGGCGGGGCAAGGTTCGGTGACGCCGCAGCCGCGGCGGTCGTTCAGCGACTACAACCCGTTCAAGAGTTGGGTGTCATGGCTGGTGCCGTTGATTGTGGTGGCCAACATTGTCGTTTTTGTGGTGACCATGTTCGTGAACGATTGCCCCAAGAACTCCGGCAGGTGCATTGGTCGGTTCCTCGGCCGCTTCTCCTTTCAGCCCTTCAAGGAAAACCTGTTTCTTGGGCCATCTTCAAACAC ATTAGAAAAGATGGGTGCTCTAGATGCGCAGAGAGTGGTTCATCAACACCAGGGGTGGCGGCTGATCTCATGTATGTGGTTACATGCTGGAGTTTTCCATGTGCTTGCCAATATGCTGAGTCTTTTATTCATTGGAATTCGGCTTGAGCAAGAATTTGGATTTG TTCGAATTGGTATTCTATATGTCATGTCCGGTTTTGGCGGGAGTTTGCTTTCAGCTCTTTTTATTCAATATGGTATTTCTGTTGGTGCTTCTGGTGCACTTTTTGGTTTACTAGGAAGCATGCTTTCGGAGCTCATATCAAATTGGACAATGTATGCGAACAAG TTAGCAGCATTGCTTACTCTCGTTTTCATCATCATAATAAACTTAGCAGCGGGACTTCTACCACACGTGGACAACTTTGCTCATATTGGAGGATTTGTTTCCGGATTTCTTTTtggatttgtgtttttgatCCGCCCCCAGTTTAAATGGCTTACCCAACGGAATGCTCCCCCGGGACTTATTGCTACTCCAGTTAAATCCAAACACAAGACGTATCAATATGTATTGTGGGTCCTCTCACTGATACTATTGATTGTTGG GTATACTCTTGGCCTGATTACTCTTTTTCGAGGGGTCAATCTAAATGATCACTGTTCCTGGTGTCAGTATATGAGCTGCATCCCTATTTCAAAACGGAGTTGCAAATCACAAAATGTTTATTGTTTG TCGAGCCAGATAGGGAATCAACTGAACTTAACGTGCGTAAGCAACGGTAGAAATGGGACATATTCATTGTCGGATCCCAGCGCCTCCCGGGCTCAGCAGCTATGCACTGACCTTTGCAGTTGA